From one Nothobranchius furzeri strain GRZ-AD chromosome 2, NfurGRZ-RIMD1, whole genome shotgun sequence genomic stretch:
- the LOC139061886 gene encoding uncharacterized protein, which yields MQYLVVLNYFGNELGDFSIMRGHSKSMITFLLFQVRIETFAELLKAQHNLKTGIRRTSEHQTPKSQAVQCPTRDRPRYSILPPPLQCCLLPLKLPWGVMRLRELTLDLMGLLGGLAAYLVDLHEVSHLTELQVNEVIQLCKGLPEEDKDLVDSFKSEVTPDVESVERSLSDRPGGPAQWPGSSRLFQALCVRLCTRRPPRRLEFPPTGGLKSLWTTITSGT from the exons ATGCAGTATCTCGTGGTTCTGAACTACTTTGGAAATGAGCTGGGTGATTTCTCCATCATGAGAGGACACT CAAAATCCATGATTACTTTTCTTCTCTTTCAAGTTAGGATAGAGACTTTTGCAGAACTGCTGAAAGCGCAGCACAACCTGAAAACTGGGAT AcgaagaacctccgaacatcagaCCCCTAAGAGTCAGGCCGTTCAATGCCCCACTAGGGACCGTCCACGGTACAGCATCCTGCCACCGCCCCTTCAGTGCTGCCTGCTGCCTCTCAAGCTGCCCTGGGGAGTGATGAGGCTCAG GGAGCTAACGTTGGACCTGATGGGACTGCTGGGTGGTCTTGCCGCTTACCTGGTAGATCTCCATGAGGTTTCTCACCTCACCGAGCTCCAGGTGAATGAGGTCATCCAGCTGTGCAAAGGTCTCCCTGAAGAGGACAAGGATCTGGTTGACAGTTTTAAGTCTGAAGTGACGCCAGACGTGGAGAGTGTCGAGCGTAGTTTGAGTGACCGTCCTGGGGGGCCAGCTCAGTGGCCCGGCTCCAGTCGCTTGTTTCAGGCCTTGTGCGTAAGGCTTTGCACAAGACGACCTCCGAGAAGGCTGGAGTTTCCACCCACAGGTGGTCTAAAATCCTTATGGACTACCATCACATCCGGGACTTAG
- the tmem214 gene encoding transmembrane protein 214, translating into MASNNGSAGKWEVVKKGKKSNSAGGKTEKSGGGGGGGGGRKALGESNQPSRTPLKMSETLFESLEKTAKKKNKEQVPPAADPQSKKPSSSKTSKKSNTSNTVTPTSYRTLEEAFKALDVGDLKQQLARSQSLFPENPSVWVKDLAGYLNLKLTAPDVEPTLSSYTYDYPYCLTGKELRGVMKGLIGRSSNILPDFFDFCVYTMLRELDRQPGEPLHGYRVCIQAILQDKPKIATQNLPEYLELLRSVQNRPVKCLTIMWALGQAGFHDLSQGLRVWLGIMLPVLGVKSLSSYAIAYLERLLLLHTNLTKGFGIMGPKEFFPLLDFAFMPKNALSPSLQEQLRRLYPRLKVLAFGAKPESTLHTYLPSFLSRATPHCPDDMKRELLSSMTECLCVDVQSLGVWRQLYTKHLPQSSLLLNHLLNSWNSLPPKVRKNLEETIQSFRVTNEEMRDTNESRDLQECNTLCQNLQVKMRGYGFPWSKLLMVLLVFAAGFIAHDIRSHGSVADSTTAMYLRSTGITSVSQQAWSKITVYSTQGLGWLEKNTPHYYSECVRVLGPLLEQGAEKTKAAAVFMSENTTKFILWVKETTPLLIEWVNTNTPESVFQVLAYLKELLIFIHHNYILPAVTHISELLHQAWTNLQDSCNGEVSVSCLQGHAVAFTNSTWQLLQHTTSAIKTWAQELLTRAG; encoded by the exons ATGGCCTCAAATAACGGCTCAGCTGGGAAGTGGGAGGTAGTGAAGAAAGGGAAGAAAAGTAATTCAGCGGGAGGGAAGACGGAGAAGtccggcggcggcggcggcggcggcggcggaaGGAAAGCTCTGGGAGAATCGAATCAACCGTCCAGAA CACCCCTCAAGATGTCGGAGACTCTCTTTGAAAGTTTGGAGAAAACTGCAAAGAAGAAGAACAAAGAGCAGGTTCCACCAGCAGCTGATCCTCAGAGCAAGAAACCCTCGTCAAGCAAAACATCCAAGAAATCCAACACAAGCAATACAGTCACGCCTACGAGTTACAGGACTCTGGAAGAAGCCTTCAAAGCT TTGGACGTTGGTGATCTGAAGCAGCAGTTGGCTCGCAGTCAGTCCCTTTTCCCAGAAAACCCTTCCGTCTGGGTCAAAGACCTCGCAGGATACCTCAACCTTAAACTGACGGCGCCAGACGTGGAGCCCACACTCAGCAGCTACACTTATG ACTACCCATACTGCCTtacaggaaaagagctgaggggcGTTATGAAAGGCCTCATCGGACGAAGCAGCAATATTCTGCCAGATTTCTTCGACTTCTGTGTCTACACGATGCTCAGGGAGCTGGACAGACAGCCGG GAGAACCTCTTCACGGATACAGAGTTTGCATTCAGGCGATCCTACAGGACAAACCCAAGATAGCCACCCAGAACCTGCCAGAG taTTTGGAGTTGTTGCGGTCCGTTCAGAACCGTCCTGTGAAATGTTTGACCATCATGTGGGCTCTGGGTCAGGCCGGGTTCCACGACCTCAGCCAGGGACTACGAG TGTGGCTGGGCATCATGCTTCCTGTGCTGGGAGTCAAGTCCTTGTCTTCATACGCCATCGCCTATCTAGAGAGACTTCTTCT aCTTCATACAAACCTGACAAAGGGATTTGGCATCATGGGTCCTAAAGAGTTTTTCCCTCTGCTTGATTTTGCCTTCATGCCCAAGAATGCCCTGTCACCCAG TTTACAGGAGCAGCTGAGGCGTTTGTATCCCCGACTGAAGGTCCTGGCCTTCGGAGCCAAACCCGAGAGCACGTTGCACACGTACCTGCCGTCTTTTCTGTCCAGAGCCACGCCGCACTGCCCCGACGATATGAAGAGAGAG CTGCTCAGCAGTATGACGGAGTGTTTATGTGTGGATGTTCAGAGTCTTGGAGTGTGGAGGCAGCTTTACACCAAACACTTGCCACAGTCCAG TCTGCTCTTGAACCACTTACTGAACTCATGGAACTCGCTCCCGCCAAAG GTGCGGAAAAACCTGGAGGAGACGATCCAGTCTTTTAGAGTGACCAATGAAGAGATGAGGGACACGAATGAGTCTCGAGACCTTCAGGAGTGTAATACACTGTGTCAG AATCTTCAGGTGAAGATGCGTGGTTACGGGTTCCCCTGGTCCAAACTGCTTATGGTTCTGCTGGTGTTCGCCGCCGGCTTCATCGCTCATGACATCAGATCTCACGGCTCAGTCGCAG ATTCCACCACAGCCATGTATCTGCGCTCCACGGGGATCACGTCTGTGTCCCAGCAGGCCTGGAGCAAGATAACGGTCTATTCAACGCAGGGACTCGG CTGGTTGGAGAAAAACACTCCTCATTATTACTCGGAGTGTGTGCGGGTGTTGGGGCCGCTCCTGGAGCAAGGTGCAGAAAAGACTAAAGCAGCGGCAGTCTTCATGTCTGAAAATACCACAAAGTTTATCCTCTGGGTTAAAGAAACAACACCTCTGCTTATAGAATGG GTGAACACCAACACTCCGGAGAGTGTGTTCCAGGTGTTGGCTTATTTAAAAGAGCTCCTCATCTTCATCCATCACAACTATATCCTACCAGCTGTGACGCACATATCCGAGCTGCTACACCAAGCATGGACCAACCTGCAGGACTCCTGCAA CGGGGAGGTGTCGGTGTCGTGTCTTCAGGGCCACGCCGTGGCCTTCACAAACTCAACGTGGCAGCTGCTCCAGCACACGACTTCGGCCATCAAAACGTGGGCTCAGGAGCTGCTGACGCGAGCTGGATAA